The following coding sequences are from one uncultured Desulfobacter sp. window:
- a CDS encoding KpsF/GutQ family sugar-phosphate isomerase encodes MIIDDAVEVLKMEAQALLDLIEKLNIDFQTLVNSICNAKGRVIISGIGKSGLIGRKIAATLSSTGTNAMFLHPVEAVHGDLGMVSRNDVFIAISNSGETGELNQLLPVIREVGCKIAGFTGKPESTMAGFCDMIIDTGVKKEACPLNMAPTCSTTAQLAMGDALAVALIKKKKFKKSDFMRSHPGGALGQRLSGKVSELMLEKSGVPFVQTGTTMTQALACMDTHSLGAVFVLDANDKLKGILTDGDVRHWIAKGGGTADTLLVDEVMTRSPRHLFPDSYLYDALNVMEKYEITVLPILGKNGDLEGLLHLHDILGKGTFKFNGGTQ; translated from the coding sequence ATGATCATAGACGACGCTGTTGAAGTTCTGAAAATGGAAGCCCAGGCCCTTTTGGACCTTATTGAAAAATTAAACATCGACTTTCAAACCCTTGTCAATTCAATCTGTAATGCCAAAGGACGGGTTATCATTTCAGGCATTGGAAAGTCGGGCCTGATCGGAAGAAAAATTGCCGCCACCCTGAGCAGCACCGGCACCAACGCCATGTTTCTTCATCCGGTTGAAGCGGTTCACGGAGACCTCGGCATGGTCAGCCGCAACGATGTATTCATTGCCATCTCAAATTCCGGTGAAACCGGAGAGCTCAACCAGCTCTTACCCGTAATCCGGGAAGTGGGGTGCAAAATTGCAGGCTTTACCGGGAAACCGGAATCTACCATGGCAGGTTTCTGCGATATGATCATAGACACAGGCGTAAAAAAAGAGGCCTGCCCCTTGAATATGGCACCGACCTGTTCAACCACTGCCCAACTGGCCATGGGGGATGCCCTGGCCGTTGCCCTGATAAAAAAGAAAAAGTTTAAAAAATCGGATTTCATGCGCTCTCACCCCGGAGGCGCGCTGGGCCAGCGTCTATCCGGCAAGGTCAGTGAACTGATGCTTGAAAAATCAGGGGTACCTTTTGTGCAAACCGGCACCACCATGACCCAGGCCCTTGCCTGCATGGACACCCACAGCCTGGGCGCCGTTTTTGTACTTGATGCCAACGACAAATTGAAGGGAATACTTACCGACGGAGATGTCCGGCACTGGATTGCAAAGGGGGGCGGCACAGCCGACACCCTTCTTGTGGATGAGGTGATGACCCGGTCTCCAAGGCACCTATTCCCCGATTCTTATCTATATGACGCCCTGAATGTAATGGAAAAATATGAGATTACGGTTCTGCCTATCCTTGGGAAGAACGGCGACCTTGAGGGATTGCTGCATCTCCACGATATTCTGGGAAAGGGAACCTTTAAATTTAATGGAGGGACGCAATGA
- a CDS encoding penicillin-binding protein activator, with the protein MTDAKHIKFVTSVCLLIALVCFNGCAKHTIPVSSSKSSGMPVESTIPRQATVPELINQARILSDQGAVQDALIIYNYAFGLTQKPGAEHAADFKTTILDDVERFLSKMDPKEIQTFSKIKTLSLPRDLFDYWAGQNFARQGDFTNAANVLNAFLETYPGHPRTEQVTGLLAGLGAEAFNKKKIGVILPMSGKYKLYGQKAMKGIELALARLSESGIKDLSIEVKDSMSDPDQAARCVAQLGENHVFSILGPILVSRQAADNAQALGIPMIALTQKTEFPHYGDYIFSNFITPEMQVQALGGYVFHELGLKRVACLYPDDKYGNRYMQIFRQTVDQFEGQLTGNQAYDRDKTDFSEAIKALISNSGLNFQALFIPDSVSRINLILPQLVYHDAKGFTLLGTNLWHRDSLLKETRRYNQNAVICDGYFSGSVNPETAWFDASFQNLYQERPGFLEAIAYDTAQILFRAANAEDVSSGKQLKEVLRGMFIFDGATGHTRFDETGTPHKRLFLIGIEDDQFVEISR; encoded by the coding sequence ATGACTGATGCAAAACACATAAAATTTGTAACTTCTGTCTGTCTGTTAATTGCGCTTGTTTGTTTTAATGGATGTGCCAAGCACACGATTCCCGTCTCCTCTTCCAAGTCGTCTGGGATGCCGGTTGAGTCGACCATTCCCCGGCAGGCAACTGTGCCGGAGCTGATCAATCAGGCCCGGATTTTAAGTGATCAGGGGGCAGTTCAGGACGCGCTGATTATCTACAATTATGCCTTTGGTCTCACCCAAAAGCCCGGTGCCGAACATGCCGCCGATTTCAAAACGACGATACTTGATGATGTTGAACGATTTTTATCAAAGATGGATCCCAAAGAGATTCAAACGTTTTCAAAAATTAAAACCCTTTCCCTGCCCCGGGATCTTTTCGACTATTGGGCGGGCCAAAACTTTGCCCGGCAAGGGGATTTCACCAACGCGGCCAATGTGTTAAATGCATTTCTTGAAACATATCCCGGTCACCCCAGGACCGAGCAGGTAACGGGGCTTTTGGCGGGTCTGGGCGCCGAGGCATTTAATAAAAAGAAAATCGGCGTTATTTTGCCTATGTCCGGGAAGTACAAGCTTTACGGCCAAAAGGCCATGAAAGGGATCGAGCTCGCTCTGGCAAGGCTTTCTGAATCCGGTATTAAAGATTTAAGCATTGAAGTCAAAGACAGTATGTCTGATCCTGATCAAGCTGCCAGGTGTGTGGCGCAGCTCGGCGAAAATCATGTTTTTTCTATTCTGGGTCCCATTTTGGTTTCAAGGCAGGCGGCTGATAACGCCCAGGCCCTTGGTATTCCCATGATTGCACTGACCCAGAAAACAGAGTTCCCCCACTATGGAGACTATATATTCAGCAATTTCATCACCCCTGAAATGCAGGTTCAGGCCCTGGGTGGTTATGTTTTTCATGAATTGGGATTAAAACGTGTGGCCTGTTTATATCCGGACGACAAATATGGAAATCGTTATATGCAGATTTTCAGACAGACGGTTGATCAGTTTGAAGGTCAATTGACGGGGAACCAAGCATATGACCGCGATAAAACTGATTTTTCAGAGGCGATCAAGGCGTTGATCAGCAATTCGGGGCTAAATTTTCAGGCATTGTTTATCCCGGATTCAGTCTCCCGGATCAATTTGATACTTCCCCAGCTTGTTTATCATGACGCCAAGGGCTTTACCCTGTTGGGAACCAACCTGTGGCACAGGGACAGCCTTTTAAAAGAGACCCGACGGTATAATCAAAACGCGGTGATCTGCGACGGATATTTTTCGGGCAGTGTAAATCCCGAAACGGCATGGTTTGACGCTTCTTTTCAGAATTTATATCAGGAACGGCCGGGGTTTCTCGAAGCCATTGCCTATGATACGGCCCAGATTTTGTTTAGGGCGGCCAATGCCGAGGACGTAAGTTCGGGCAAGCAGCTTAAGGAAGTTCTTCGGGGGATGTTTATATTTGACGGGGCCACCGGGCACACACGTTTTGATGAGACCGGCACCCCGCACAAGCGTTTGTTTCTGATTGGCATAGAGGATGATCAGTTTGTAGAGATCAGTCGTTAA
- a CDS encoding aminotransferase class I/II-fold pyridoxal phosphate-dependent enzyme produces MNPNAQELNDIIEQSAPHVYEMLSDMGKKLFYPKGILTQSAEAKSKANKVNATIGIAKQGSCVFSLSSVTKYITQIEPNDYLPYASSYGLPELRSKWRKELYVKNPSLEGTAVSMPVVTSGITHGVSIFSDMWVNADDVIVMPDMIWGNYNMIFCVRNSARFVTYKSYDDAMTHFNLDDFERVVREQAAQNDKIITMLNFPHNPTGYSLSKKEATRVADILIDVAQKGTNVVAACDDAYFGLFFEEETEKESLFAKIAGKTNRLIAVKLDGPTKEDYVMGFRTGFTTFGVAADGDLYGVYDALEKKTAGCIRGNISNCSHLSQTILVKSMEDAEYEPCKKEKFNLLKSRAMAIKEVLKDPKYKEGFDAYPFNSGYFLCIRVKGVDAEALRIHLLENYGTGLISIDQHNLRVAFSCLEEKDVKTLFDIILSGINDLRK; encoded by the coding sequence ATGAACCCCAATGCCCAGGAACTGAATGACATCATTGAACAGTCTGCGCCCCATGTATATGAAATGCTCTCCGACATGGGGAAAAAACTGTTTTACCCCAAAGGTATCTTAACCCAGAGTGCTGAAGCAAAGAGTAAGGCGAATAAGGTCAATGCCACCATCGGTATCGCAAAGCAGGGCAGTTGCGTTTTCAGTCTGTCTTCCGTGACAAAGTACATTACACAGATTGAGCCGAATGATTACCTGCCTTATGCTTCATCATACGGGTTGCCTGAACTGCGCAGCAAATGGCGCAAAGAACTGTATGTTAAAAATCCGTCACTTGAGGGAACCGCCGTCAGCATGCCCGTGGTTACATCGGGCATAACCCACGGGGTGTCTATCTTTTCGGATATGTGGGTAAACGCCGACGATGTTATTGTGATGCCGGATATGATCTGGGGCAACTATAATATGATTTTTTGTGTGCGCAACAGTGCCCGGTTTGTGACATACAAATCCTATGATGACGCCATGACCCATTTTAACCTGGATGATTTTGAGCGTGTTGTCAGGGAGCAGGCGGCACAAAATGACAAAATCATTACCATGCTTAATTTCCCCCACAACCCGACCGGGTATAGCCTGAGCAAAAAAGAGGCGACCCGTGTTGCAGACATCCTCATTGATGTGGCACAAAAGGGGACAAATGTCGTGGCCGCCTGTGATGATGCCTATTTTGGCCTGTTTTTTGAGGAAGAGACAGAAAAAGAGTCTTTGTTTGCCAAAATTGCGGGTAAAACAAACCGGCTTATTGCCGTTAAACTCGACGGGCCCACCAAGGAAGATTATGTCATGGGCTTTAGAACCGGGTTCACCACGTTTGGCGTTGCCGCAGACGGCGATCTATACGGGGTGTACGATGCGCTGGAAAAAAAGACCGCCGGATGCATCCGGGGCAATATTTCAAACTGTTCCCACTTAAGTCAGACCATTCTTGTTAAATCCATGGAAGATGCAGAGTATGAACCCTGTAAAAAAGAGAAGTTCAACCTGCTCAAATCCCGGGCCATGGCGATCAAAGAGGTGCTCAAAGACCCCAAGTATAAAGAGGGGTTCGATGCCTATCCATTCAATTCCGGGTATTTTCTTTGCATCCGTGTTAAAGGTGTGGATGCCGAAGCATTAAGAATTCATTTGCTTGAAAATTACGGCACCGGTTTAATCTCCATCGACCAACACAACCTGCGCGTGGCTTTTTCATGTCTGGAAGAAAAAGATGTGAAAACTTTATTTGACATTATCCTCTCCGGGATCAATGATTTAAGAAAATAA
- a CDS encoding YhdH/YhfP family quinone oxidoreductase, whose product MENSFKAMVVSEVGEKKIRREIVERQITDLPQGDVLVRVHYSSLNYKDALSASGNRGVTRKYPHTPGIDAAGVVEQSTDSAFQIGDEVIVTSYDLGMNMAGGFGQYIRVPAGWVVPLPEGLTLRQAMCYGTAGFTAALSILQLVNHGVLPEHGDILVSGATGGVGGIAVSILAKQGYTVAAVNGTTDQSDYLKSIGAQRIISIEDAVDTSGRPMLAANWAGGVDAVGGDLLATTIKSMKANGVVTTCGNVASPDLPINVYPFILRGVTLVGIDSQNCPMAVRQAAWNKLSGEWQITQMETVVEEVTLDELDRRIDKMLSRGSKGRTIVNLQD is encoded by the coding sequence ATGGAAAACTCATTTAAGGCCATGGTGGTATCGGAAGTCGGGGAAAAAAAAATTCGACGTGAAATCGTTGAGCGGCAGATAACGGATTTGCCCCAAGGCGATGTGCTGGTTAGGGTGCATTATTCCTCACTGAACTATAAAGATGCATTGTCTGCCAGCGGAAACAGAGGCGTTACCAGAAAATATCCCCATACCCCCGGTATTGATGCCGCAGGCGTGGTCGAACAAAGTACGGATTCCGCTTTTCAAATCGGGGATGAGGTCATCGTCACCAGTTATGATCTCGGGATGAACATGGCCGGCGGGTTCGGCCAATATATCCGTGTTCCGGCCGGATGGGTGGTCCCCCTGCCCGAGGGTCTGACCCTGCGGCAGGCCATGTGCTACGGTACGGCCGGGTTTACAGCCGCCTTGTCCATACTGCAGCTGGTTAACCATGGGGTGCTGCCCGAGCACGGTGACATCCTGGTATCCGGGGCGACGGGCGGGGTCGGCGGTATTGCCGTATCGATCCTGGCCAAACAGGGGTATACCGTGGCTGCCGTTAACGGTACCACCGATCAGTCCGATTATCTTAAATCCATTGGTGCCCAGCGCATCATCTCTATTGAAGATGCCGTGGATACCAGCGGCCGGCCAATGCTTGCCGCAAACTGGGCAGGCGGCGTTGATGCTGTCGGGGGGGATCTCCTGGCCACGACCATCAAATCCATGAAAGCCAACGGCGTGGTCACCACCTGCGGCAATGTTGCATCTCCGGATCTGCCCATCAATGTGTACCCCTTTATTCTTCGTGGTGTGACCCTCGTGGGAATTGATTCCCAGAATTGCCCCATGGCGGTTCGGCAGGCGGCCTGGAACAAGCTTTCAGGGGAGTGGCAGATTACCCAGATGGAAACGGTGGTGGAAGAGGTTACCCTTGATGAACTGGACCGGCGGATCGACAAAATGCTCTCGCGCGGCAGCAAAGGGCGAACCATTGTCAACCTGCAGGACTAG
- a CDS encoding ATP-dependent 6-phosphofructokinase, with protein MKNMNINTAIPVLGPARIPSPLGLPGAVGDGKTRFIKDEYRISVDVRMDRIFGENQDNILSFELAGPREKIYFDPSKLKCAVANCGGLCPGLNDIIRSLVLELHHVYGVKSIYGVRYGLQGFIPEFGHDLIELTPQRVSGIQNTGGSMLGSSRGGQDIGEIVDCLERTGVGLLFMVGGDGTLMASKAIGDEILNRGLKISVVGIPKTIDNDIFLVSRSFGFDSAVDVATLAIKGAHNEAEAYPNGIGLIKLMGRHSGFLAATAALAQPDANFVLIPEEEILLHGENGLLAAIERRLELRKHAVIIVAEGAGQNFFEDKDIEHDASGNVKLKDIGLFLKSEISDYFKSKEIPISLKYIDPSYIIRSLPANANDSVFCGLLARDAVHAGMAGKTNLIISFWNNNYVHVPMDASAGKRKKMDPAGKLWQSVLESTGQNPLFND; from the coding sequence ATGAAAAATATGAACATCAATACCGCCATCCCGGTCCTAGGCCCCGCCAGGATCCCATCCCCCCTCGGATTACCGGGGGCAGTGGGCGACGGCAAAACCCGTTTTATAAAAGATGAATACAGAATCAGTGTTGATGTCCGAATGGACCGAATATTTGGGGAGAATCAGGACAATATTCTCAGCTTTGAACTGGCCGGCCCCCGGGAAAAAATCTATTTTGACCCCAGTAAACTCAAGTGTGCCGTGGCCAACTGCGGCGGGCTGTGCCCGGGGCTGAACGACATTATCCGGTCACTGGTGCTTGAATTGCACCATGTGTACGGGGTCAAAAGCATTTACGGTGTGCGCTACGGACTCCAGGGTTTTATCCCCGAATTCGGCCACGACTTGATTGAATTGACCCCCCAACGGGTTTCGGGCATTCAGAATACCGGCGGCTCCATGTTGGGGTCTTCCCGGGGGGGGCAGGATATCGGTGAAATCGTCGACTGCCTGGAACGTACCGGGGTCGGCCTGCTTTTCATGGTGGGGGGAGACGGGACACTGATGGCCTCCAAGGCCATTGGCGATGAAATCCTAAACCGCGGTTTGAAAATCTCCGTGGTCGGCATTCCCAAAACCATTGACAATGATATCTTTTTAGTTTCCCGTTCCTTTGGTTTTGATTCAGCCGTGGACGTGGCCACCCTGGCAATCAAGGGCGCCCACAACGAAGCCGAGGCCTATCCCAACGGAATCGGCCTGATTAAACTCATGGGCAGGCATTCCGGATTTCTGGCCGCCACAGCCGCCCTGGCCCAACCCGACGCCAACTTTGTGCTCATTCCCGAAGAGGAGATCCTGCTGCATGGAGAAAACGGACTTCTGGCCGCCATAGAAAGGCGCTTGGAACTGAGAAAACATGCGGTGATCATTGTGGCCGAAGGGGCCGGGCAAAATTTTTTTGAAGACAAGGATATTGAGCATGATGCGTCCGGCAATGTCAAACTCAAGGACATCGGCCTATTTTTGAAGTCGGAGATCAGCGACTATTTTAAATCCAAAGAGATCCCCATCTCTTTGAAATACATTGATCCATCCTACATCATCCGCAGCCTGCCGGCCAATGCCAATGACTCGGTCTTCTGCGGACTTCTGGCAAGGGATGCCGTGCATGCGGGCATGGCCGGGAAAACCAACCTGATTATCAGTTTCTGGAATAACAATTATGTTCATGTCCCCATGGACGCCTCGGCCGGAAAACGCAAAAAAATGGATCCGGCAGGAAAATTGTGGCAGTCGGTTCTAGAATCCACAGGCCAGAATCCACTGTTTAACGACTGA
- a CDS encoding chloride channel protein translates to MKLSAKSNVDLKYAGKWVFYFVLIGVMSGLGAVLFHYLCGLGMHYFLDMMAGYRPNGPAGEHLLLPHTDTPLNKWILLILPALGGLVSGWLVYTFAPEAEGHGTDAAIEAFHHKGGIIRSRIPIIKTIASTITLTTGGSGGREGPIAQIGGGFGSFLATRFNLSERERCIMMAAGIGAGVGSIFRAPLAGALFAAEVLYRDPEFESSVIIPAGISSVVAYCTFCLFFGWGSLFDSPAFKFENPLLLGPYLGLAVVLVLTGVLYVKVFYGTTNLFRKLNIPNHIKPALGGLITGVIGFFMPYTLAFGYGMAQQAIFNQLAIPVLLGLALGKIFTTSFSIGSGGSGGVFGPSVVIGGAMGGAVGQFFHMLMPTVVAQPGAFVIVGMAGFFTAVSNTPISTIIFVSEMTNSYHLLLPSLLVCSVCYLLSTKWSIYENQVKSRVDSPVHAGEFMIDILQTIKVEKLKNLIKEVRCLNQDMSFSQFKQIFQTTKQRYFPVMNDQGELCGIFSSTDVREVLFSTDLGQLVVMKDIMVSSMITTTLSEDLNTVLLKLTKKNIDALPVVDGENPRQFIGMIYRRDIIAYYNLHITSIRESEG, encoded by the coding sequence ATGAAATTAAGCGCAAAAAGTAATGTTGATCTCAAATATGCCGGCAAATGGGTGTTCTATTTTGTTCTGATAGGCGTCATGTCCGGCCTTGGTGCGGTTCTGTTTCATTACCTGTGCGGTCTTGGCATGCATTACTTTCTGGATATGATGGCCGGATACAGGCCCAATGGACCTGCGGGGGAACATCTGTTGCTTCCCCACACCGATACACCGCTCAATAAATGGATATTATTGATTTTACCTGCATTGGGCGGTCTTGTTTCCGGCTGGCTTGTTTACACCTTCGCCCCGGAGGCCGAGGGCCACGGTACGGATGCCGCCATAGAGGCCTTTCACCATAAGGGCGGCATAATCAGGTCACGCATTCCAATCATTAAAACCATTGCTTCCACCATCACGCTGACCACCGGCGGCTCAGGGGGCAGGGAAGGCCCCATCGCCCAGATCGGGGGGGGCTTTGGTTCTTTTCTGGCGACCCGGTTCAACCTGTCCGAGCGGGAGCGGTGCATTATGATGGCCGCCGGCATTGGCGCCGGGGTGGGCAGTATCTTCAGGGCACCTCTTGCCGGCGCACTCTTTGCCGCAGAGGTCCTATACCGCGATCCTGAATTTGAGTCCTCGGTCATTATTCCGGCAGGCATCTCCTCCGTGGTGGCCTATTGCACCTTTTGTCTGTTTTTCGGATGGGGATCGCTTTTTGATTCTCCGGCATTTAAATTTGAAAATCCATTGCTGTTAGGTCCCTATCTTGGGCTTGCCGTGGTTCTCGTCCTCACGGGTGTATTATATGTTAAGGTCTTTTACGGGACGACGAATCTGTTTCGAAAGTTAAATATCCCAAATCACATCAAGCCTGCCCTTGGCGGGCTTATCACCGGTGTGATCGGGTTTTTTATGCCCTATACCCTGGCCTTTGGATACGGCATGGCCCAGCAGGCGATTTTTAATCAGTTGGCCATCCCCGTACTTCTGGGTCTTGCCCTGGGTAAAATTTTTACCACCTCTTTTTCCATCGGGTCGGGCGGCTCCGGTGGTGTATTCGGACCTTCGGTTGTCATCGGCGGCGCCATGGGCGGGGCGGTCGGCCAGTTTTTTCATATGCTGATGCCCACGGTTGTCGCCCAGCCCGGCGCCTTTGTAATTGTTGGTATGGCAGGCTTTTTCACGGCAGTCTCCAACACCCCCATCTCCACCATTATTTTTGTCAGTGAGATGACCAACTCCTATCATCTTCTGCTGCCAAGCCTTCTGGTTTGTTCGGTGTGTTATCTTTTGTCAACAAAATGGTCAATTTACGAAAATCAGGTAAAATCGCGTGTTGATTCCCCGGTTCATGCCGGGGAATTCATGATAGATATTCTTCAAACCATAAAAGTGGAAAAATTGAAAAATTTGATCAAGGAAGTGAGATGCCTGAATCAGGACATGTCCTTTAGTCAGTTTAAGCAGATCTTTCAAACCACCAAGCAAAGATATTTTCCCGTGATGAACGACCAGGGGGAATTGTGCGGCATTTTTTCATCCACAGATGTCCGGGAAGTTCTTTTTTCCACCGATCTTGGGCAATTGGTGGTCATGAAGGATATTATGGTGTCCAGTATGATCACGACCACCCTGTCCGAAGATTTGAACACAGTCCTGCTTAAGCTTACGAAGAAGAATATTGATGCCCTTCCCGTGGTCGATGGAGAGAATCCGAGGCAGTTTATCGGCATGATCTACCGTCGAGATATTATTGCGTATTATAACCTTCATATCACCAGTATCCGGGAATCCGAAGGGTAG
- a CDS encoding TetR/AcrR family transcriptional regulator, with translation MKLKDKIITEALRQFSTKGFMATSTADIIRAVGTSKGGLYNHFKNKEQLFLEVLYEARKIWRDRNLAGLETIDRPVDKIKHILMNYKDHYLADSSTFPGGCIFINLTVELSDQCPHLAAEVSDGFDRFKSMLKRLFEQERLAGMLKESVDIDGVVEMVFSGLLGACVMYTANKSTTNLNQAMGALTAYIDSLCIS, from the coding sequence ATGAAGCTTAAGGACAAAATTATAACAGAAGCATTACGTCAATTTTCAACCAAAGGGTTTATGGCCACATCAACAGCAGATATTATACGTGCTGTGGGCACATCCAAGGGCGGGCTTTACAATCATTTTAAAAATAAAGAGCAATTGTTTTTAGAGGTGCTTTATGAGGCCCGTAAAATCTGGCGGGACCGCAATCTGGCAGGTCTGGAAACCATTGATCGGCCTGTGGATAAAATTAAACATATTCTGATGAACTATAAAGATCATTACCTGGCTGACAGCTCGACGTTTCCCGGCGGATGCATTTTCATCAATTTAACCGTGGAGCTCAGCGACCAGTGCCCTCATCTGGCCGCCGAGGTCAGTGACGGTTTTGATCGGTTTAAATCCATGCTTAAAAGGCTTTTTGAACAGGAACGGTTGGCCGGAATGCTCAAGGAAAGCGTAGATATTGATGGGGTGGTTGAAATGGTATTTTCCGGACTGTTGGGCGCCTGTGTCATGTATACGGCCAATAAGTCCACAACAAATTTGAATCAGGCCATGGGGGCGCTTACCGCATATATTGATAGTCTATGCATATCATAA
- a CDS encoding PxxKW family cysteine-rich protein, producing MICTTVREGQDCVFMTAQGCSYNEGNCLPIIDECKGCQRSAEFAIGVYCTAAPDPSLKWKNGNCNMATHVKTATETKKQKLNPIKASKRR from the coding sequence ATGATTTGTACAACTGTTAGAGAAGGCCAGGATTGCGTATTCATGACAGCCCAGGGCTGTAGCTACAACGAAGGCAACTGCCTTCCCATCATTGATGAATGTAAGGGATGTCAGAGAAGTGCCGAATTTGCCATCGGCGTTTATTGCACTGCCGCACCTGATCCATCTTTGAAGTGGAAAAACGGCAATTGCAACATGGCCACCCATGTTAAAACCGCCACCGAAACCAAAAAACAGAAACTTAACCCCATCAAGGCATCCAAACGAAGATAA
- the truA gene encoding tRNA pseudouridine(38-40) synthase TruA yields the protein MPKRINTPNYPIKNFKIIVAYDGTHFFGWQRQVDKPTIQGELERILSIMLNQEIKIHGSGRTDAGVHARAQVAHFHAKTRLAPDTIQKGVNSLASVPIVIHDCIYADSDFHAQYHALSKEYRYYILNREIPTAIGRDYLWHVKPVLDIDVMNQCCTHLMGEHDFKAFENTGSPRSSTVRTILRASWTKQPDDRLEFRICATGFLKNMVRNIVGTLKDAGTGRITPEMFNEILCACERPLAGATAPAKGLFLHQVNY from the coding sequence ATGCCAAAGCGTATTAATACCCCGAATTATCCGATAAAAAATTTCAAAATTATAGTGGCCTACGACGGCACCCATTTTTTCGGGTGGCAGCGCCAGGTGGATAAACCCACGATCCAGGGTGAACTTGAACGCATACTATCCATCATGTTAAACCAGGAGATCAAAATTCATGGTTCAGGACGTACGGATGCAGGCGTTCATGCCCGGGCCCAGGTGGCCCATTTCCATGCAAAGACCCGCCTTGCCCCCGACACCATTCAAAAAGGGGTAAACAGTCTTGCATCCGTCCCCATTGTAATCCACGACTGCATCTATGCAGATTCCGATTTCCATGCCCAGTACCACGCCCTATCCAAAGAGTACCGCTATTACATACTCAACAGGGAAATCCCCACGGCCATTGGCCGGGATTATCTATGGCATGTAAAACCGGTTTTGGATATTGACGTGATGAATCAATGCTGCACCCACCTTATGGGGGAGCATGATTTTAAAGCCTTTGAAAATACGGGCAGTCCAAGATCTTCCACCGTAAGAACCATACTCCGGGCAAGCTGGACAAAACAGCCTGACGATCGGCTGGAATTTCGTATCTGTGCCACTGGGTTTTTAAAAAATATGGTCAGAAATATTGTGGGGACACTGAAAGATGCCGGTACCGGTAGAATTACCCCGGAAATGTTCAATGAAATACTATGCGCGTGTGAACGCCCCCTTGCCGGGGCCACTGCGCCTGCCAAGGGACTGTTTTTGCATCAGGTGAATTATTAG